One Megalopta genalis isolate 19385.01 chromosome 5, iyMegGena1_principal, whole genome shotgun sequence DNA window includes the following coding sequences:
- the SCOT gene encoding succinyl-CoA:3-ketoacid CoA transferase produces the protein MTFAISRASCLLFRMSESSRNSYKNFKLSRICAVKFSVKTNISEAEEECKKISPCGNGKVFKCVDEVICDMPDGAKLLVGGFGLCGIPENLIAAVLRKGVKDLTVVSNNAGVEDFGLGLLLKEYRIKRMIASYVGENPEFEKQYLSGKLEVELTPQGTLAERIRAGGAGIPAFYTPTACGTLIQEGNVVVKYDSNGNPEISGEPRDIAEFDGRHYVMETAITGDYALIKAWKADKAGNLIFRKSARNFNPVMCKAATIAIAEVEEIVEVGELDPDHVHLSGIYVDRIVKGPCYEKRVEKCCTKESVKPKKVTPASKIKDRIIKRAALEFKDGMYANLGIGIPVLACKYIPKHVKVTLQSENGILGLGPYPDENEVDPDLINAGKETVTVVPGASYFGSEESFAMIRGGHVDMTMLGAMEVSQTGDLANWMIPGKLVKGMGGAMDLAAAPGTKVVVTMAHKSRNGNPKILKSCTMPLTGHQCVDLIITDMAVFEVMKGEGLKLIEVAPGVEMSEIVSSTGCEFSVADDVREMRQVDSEECE, from the exons ATGACTTTTGCTATAAGCAGGGCCAGCTGCTTGCTCTTTCGCATGAGCGAAAGTTCGAGAAACAGTTATAAAAATTTTAAACTTTCGAGG ATATGCGCAGTCAAATTTTCCGTCAAAACAAATATTTCCGAAGCGGAAGAAGAATGCAAAAAAATTTCACCTTGTGGGAACGGAAAAGTTTTCAAATGTGTCGACGAAGTAATTTGCGACATGCCGGACGGTGCCAAACTGTTGGTTGGTGGATTCGGATTATGTGGAATTCCGGAGAACTTAATAGCGGCTGTATTGAGAAAAGGTGTAAAAGATTTAACCGTCGTTTCGAACAATGCAGGCGTTGAGGACTTTGGTCTAGGTTTGCTTCTGAAGGAATACAGGATAAAAAGAATGATAGCTTCTTATGTGGGTGAAAACCCTGAATTCGAGAAGCAGTACCTTAGTGGAAAGCTGGAAGTTGAGTTAACTCCTCAG GGCACGTTGGCTGAGCGTATTCGTGCTGGAGGTGCTGGCATACCAGCTTTTTATACTCCTACAGCTTGTGGTACGCTGATCCAGGAGGGTAATGTTGTTGTGAAGTACGACAGTAATGGGAATCCAGAAATATCTGGGGAACCAAGGGATATAGCAGAGTTTGATGGTAGACATTATGTTATGGAGACCGCTATCACTGGAGACTATGCCCTCATAAAAGCATGGAAAGCAGACAAAGCAGGAAACTTAATTTTTAGAAAATCAGCTAGGAATTTTAATCCGGTAATGTGCAAGGCGGCCACGATCGCGATTGCCGAGGTCGAAGAGATTGTAGAAGTTGGCGAACTGGACCCCGATCACGTTCATTTGTCAGGAATTTATGTCGACAGAATAGTTAAGGGTCCATGTTATGAAAAACGTGTGGAG AAATGCTGCACAAAAGAAAGTGTAAAGCCAAAGAAGGTAACACCAGCCAGTAAAATAAAGGACAGGATCATAAAACGTGCTGCCCTTGAGTTCAAAGATGGAATGTATG CTAACTTGGGAATCGGTATACCGGTCCTCGCGTGCAAATACATTCCTAAGCATGTAAAAGTGACCCTGCAATCGGAAAACGGTATTCTTGGTCTTGGGCCTTACCCAGATGAAAATGAAGTCGATCCAGATCTCATCAACGCCGGCAAGGAAACAGTTACAGTGGTGCCGGGTGCATCGTATTTCGGCAGCGAAGAAAGCTTTGCCATGATTCGAGG GGGTCATGTTGATATGACGATGCTTGGGGCGATGGAAGTGTCGCAAACTGGAGATCTGGCGAATTGGATGATTCCGGGGAAACTGGTGAAAGGTATGGGGGGTGCTATGGACTTAGCAGCAGCGCCAGGAACTAAGGTGGTGGTCACTATGGCACACAAGTCCCGGAATGGAAACCCGAAGATATTAAAAAGTTGCACGATGCCGCTGACAG GACACCAATGCGTGGATCTGATAATCACTGACATGGCAGTCTTTGAGGTGATGAAGGGGGAGGGATTGAAACTCATCGAAGTCGCGCCTGGTGTCGAGATGAGCGAAATAGTTAGCTCCACGGGATGCGAATTCTCAGTGGCTGATGATGTCAGAGAAATGAGGCAGGTGGACTCAGAGGAATGCGAATAA